Proteins encoded in a region of the Halostella limicola genome:
- a CDS encoding glycosyltransferase family 61 protein gives MSFREEIISEYRQNGISAATEWIYERGLQISLSPVANFLTNDYNPLIIDDQELYRICQDKGKVFEYDSAKKIEKPLPDSYDYIDSKIMNQQGNFTITKPYVGTTEAKLLGTYPLVVINGKFPIEPLGSPQVLVANIYNTIKDISRDPGLISNPETDHFDSAVLLYNAWNKGYFHWTAETLTRLEGVERYRKETGNSPPLIIGPNPTSFQLESLDLLGYSEEDLIFWDSEYATVDKLILPTSRREADHRSWSALSTGWLRERMRSEALKRVSKNRFTSNVYITRNDASARQVVNEEAVMECLEKYGFERYTLSEMSVAETVALFSQADTIVAPHGAGLTDLIYSDEVSVIELLRGNSNTRVYYSLSKQHGFWYGCLHCHSVGPDLRVNVRDLEQMIQEATS, from the coding sequence ATGTCCTTCCGAGAGGAGATAATAAGTGAGTATCGTCAAAATGGTATTTCTGCGGCCACAGAGTGGATATATGAAAGAGGTTTACAAATATCGCTTTCACCCGTAGCAAACTTCCTCACAAACGATTATAACCCCCTGATCATAGACGATCAAGAACTATACCGAATATGTCAAGATAAAGGGAAAGTGTTTGAGTACGATTCGGCTAAAAAGATTGAAAAACCTCTCCCCGATTCATACGATTATATCGACTCAAAGATAATGAATCAGCAGGGGAATTTTACCATCACGAAACCCTACGTGGGGACGACTGAGGCAAAATTGCTAGGTACTTATCCTTTAGTTGTCATAAATGGTAAGTTCCCAATTGAACCACTTGGAAGCCCTCAAGTTCTTGTAGCAAATATATACAATACAATAAAAGATATTTCACGTGATCCGGGCTTGATCTCTAATCCCGAAACGGATCACTTTGATTCCGCTGTTCTACTATATAATGCTTGGAATAAGGGGTATTTTCATTGGACTGCAGAAACTCTCACTCGGCTTGAAGGAGTTGAGCGATATAGGAAAGAAACCGGAAACAGCCCACCGCTAATTATTGGACCAAATCCAACAAGTTTTCAGTTAGAATCACTCGACTTGCTAGGATACTCTGAAGAGGATCTCATTTTTTGGGACTCAGAATATGCAACTGTCGATAAGCTCATCCTCCCTACATCCAGACGGGAAGCAGATCATAGATCCTGGTCGGCGCTCTCCACAGGATGGCTTCGTGAACGTATGAGGTCTGAAGCATTAAAACGGGTCAGTAAAAACCGATTCACCTCTAACGTATATATTACGCGTAATGACGCCTCTGCACGACAGGTTGTGAATGAAGAGGCTGTCATGGAATGTTTGGAAAAATATGGATTCGAGCGATATACTCTATCCGAAATGAGCGTTGCCGAAACTGTTGCTCTTTTCTCACAAGCAGATACGATAGTTGCACCTCATGGGGCAGGTTTGACGGATCTGATCTATTCTGACGAAGTCTCCGTAATTGAATTACTCAGAGGAAATTCGAATACGCGGGTTTATTATTCACTGTCTAAACAGCATGGATTTTGGTATGGTTGTTTACACTGTCATTCAGTTGGCCCAGATCTAAGAGTTAATGTTCGAGACCTAGAACAAATGATTCAGGAAGCTACCAGTTAA